The Candidatus Nitrosymbiomonas proteolyticus genome has a segment encoding these proteins:
- a CDS encoding peptidase M16 Insulinase: MVVAWAALALGTFTAPQEDSPWLRTVLPTGAILVAHSLPEAKRTSAQLLLSARSWPESPANHGWRHLWEHLAAAGPNGDLDIRLESAGMTLRARTFRDANQFEIECAPAQLNAALDALLEILRPRAFSPAALAKELEILRHERALMSVPERLSSKAWLLAYGEEGIDTQGSEEALRGATPADMERLHSELCDQSKVTISLAGPQSAELMIQAAKSALAPIAPGKPEPPQRRQSGAPAKGFLPGVDGGVLAALTGSFDSREAAATLAAGLALAAHSPGSFFIYTPSAENSLILVGGTDSWPELLRAAEDSSPDSSARRFEAGVDLARRWVRRQLADPTSSAFLRGYLASGAFGMSPEKILGQLDRLTLADFRQGWAAFGADQRVEVRGGQP, encoded by the coding sequence ATGGTCGTTGCGTGGGCCGCGTTGGCTTTGGGGACGTTCACGGCGCCCCAAGAGGATTCCCCTTGGCTACGAACCGTGCTTCCCACGGGGGCCATTCTCGTTGCCCACTCCCTGCCTGAAGCGAAGCGAACTTCCGCGCAACTGCTACTCTCGGCCCGAAGCTGGCCCGAATCGCCCGCGAACCATGGGTGGAGGCATCTGTGGGAGCACTTGGCGGCGGCTGGTCCCAACGGCGATCTCGATATACGCCTCGAATCCGCGGGCATGACCTTGCGGGCGCGAACGTTTCGGGACGCCAACCAATTCGAAATCGAATGCGCTCCGGCTCAGCTCAACGCTGCGCTGGACGCCCTCCTGGAGATCCTTCGCCCTCGCGCGTTTTCCCCCGCCGCCCTCGCAAAGGAACTGGAAATCCTGCGACATGAGCGAGCCTTGATGAGCGTTCCGGAGCGGCTTTCGTCGAAGGCATGGCTCCTCGCCTATGGTGAAGAGGGGATCGATACCCAAGGCAGCGAAGAGGCTTTGCGAGGGGCGACGCCTGCAGACATGGAGAGGCTTCATTCGGAGCTTTGCGATCAGAGCAAGGTCACGATCTCGCTCGCTGGCCCTCAGTCCGCTGAATTGATGATACAGGCGGCGAAATCCGCTCTGGCCCCGATCGCCCCAGGGAAGCCCGAACCACCCCAGCGAAGGCAGTCCGGCGCGCCCGCGAAGGGCTTCTTGCCCGGAGTGGATGGGGGTGTCTTGGCGGCCTTGACCGGCAGCTTCGATTCCCGAGAGGCTGCCGCGACGCTCGCTGCCGGGCTCGCGCTCGCCGCCCACTCGCCGGGGAGCTTCTTCATCTATACGCCCTCGGCAGAGAACTCGCTGATTTTGGTCGGCGGGACCGATTCGTGGCCCGAACTCCTGAGAGCCGCCGAGGATTCGAGCCCAGACTCCTCGGCACGGCGCTTTGAGGCGGGAGTCGACCTCGCGAGGCGATGGGTGCGCCGACAGCTCGCCGATCCTACCAGTTCGGCGTTCTTGCGCGGCTACCTGGCCAGTGGAGCGTTCGGGATGAGCCCTGAGAAAATCCTCGGCCAACTCGACCGACTGACGCTCGCCGACTTTCGGCAGGGCTGGGCCGCTTTCGGCGCCGACCAAAGGGTCGAGGTTCGAGGTGGACAGCCTTGA
- a CDS encoding peptidylprolyl isomerase, with protein MDELTTTDVEVGTGVEATVGKTISVHYTGRFLDGKTFDSSVGRGPFTFTLGAGQVIKGWDLGVAGMRVGGKRTLSIPSSLAYGERGAGGVIPPNTPLEFEVELLEVR; from the coding sequence ATGGATGAACTGACGACGACCGACGTCGAGGTAGGAACCGGCGTTGAAGCCACCGTTGGCAAGACGATTAGCGTTCACTATACGGGCCGGTTTCTCGATGGAAAGACTTTTGATTCGAGCGTGGGACGTGGGCCCTTCACGTTTACGCTGGGCGCAGGTCAAGTGATCAAGGGCTGGGACCTCGGAGTCGCGGGGATGCGCGTGGGCGGAAAGAGGACTCTGAGCATTCCGAGTTCGCTGGCTTACGGAGAGCGCGGCGCGGGAGGGGTGATCCCACCCAATACCCCGCTCGAGTTCGAAGTCGAGCTGCTCGAAGTCCGCTGA
- a CDS encoding 3-oxoacyl-(acyl-carrier-protein) reductase, with protein MGSSRVLVTGSSRGIGRAIARSLAEAGWQVALHGSHPGKDLEESERAVGNQAAGSYIADLSDPSRADSLLAQVVADGPLHALVNNAGVYLPLDFAGASEAVFETNLRKTFAVNFEAPVRLIRAAIPHFRVQGEGKVLNVSSRVGFKGEAGAATYAASKAALTNLTRSLAAELAPQNVLFFGIAPGWTETAMAREGMEDRLEEILAGIPLGRMATPEDCAAACRFLLSEEARYLSGVVIDINGASYFH; from the coding sequence ATGGGTAGCTCGCGTGTCTTGGTCACAGGCTCGTCTCGGGGAATCGGCAGGGCGATAGCGAGGTCGCTCGCAGAAGCTGGATGGCAGGTCGCGTTGCATGGATCGCATCCGGGAAAGGACCTCGAAGAGTCCGAACGCGCCGTGGGGAATCAGGCTGCGGGCAGCTACATCGCCGACCTTTCGGACCCCTCTCGCGCTGACTCGCTTCTCGCCCAAGTCGTCGCGGACGGGCCGCTTCATGCGCTCGTCAACAACGCAGGCGTTTATCTCCCGCTCGACTTCGCGGGCGCTTCGGAGGCGGTCTTCGAGACCAACCTGCGCAAGACCTTTGCCGTCAACTTCGAAGCGCCGGTTCGGCTCATACGGGCCGCGATCCCCCATTTTCGCGTCCAGGGTGAGGGCAAGGTTCTCAACGTCTCGAGCCGGGTCGGCTTTAAGGGAGAGGCGGGCGCAGCGACGTACGCGGCCTCCAAGGCGGCCCTGACGAATCTGACTCGGAGCCTCGCCGCCGAACTCGCCCCGCAAAACGTACTGTTCTTCGGGATCGCGCCCGGCTGGACGGAGACCGCGATGGCGCGCGAAGGCATGGAGGATCGGCTCGAAGAAATCCTGGCCGGAATCCCTCTCGGGCGGATGGCGACTCCCGAAGATTGCGCAGCCGCTTGCCGGTTCTTGCTTTCGGAAGAGGCGCGATACTTGAGCGGCGTCGTGATCGATATCAACGGGGCGAGCTACTTCCATTAG
- a CDS encoding ABC-2 type transporter: MAATLRKWWALFAIFVQDGIAYRASGIIWILTDLTTAITMPLVWAAASSGGPIAGLRTSDFVLYYLGMLILGSFVNSHIMWEVAIEIREGIFSTYLIRPISFYQYTFFRNLSWRCIRMAFTVPFLVALLALYRSFLEGATVYLGWELWASMVLGHLVSFVFVMAMGMIALFTQEAMAVFELYYVPHLFLSGYLFPLSLLPGWAQSASKWMPFYYTAGAPTEILIGKLEGPESHKTLMIQAVWIVLIYAVSQVLWRKGLKYYTGVGM, translated from the coding sequence ATGGCTGCGACGCTTCGGAAATGGTGGGCGCTTTTTGCCATCTTCGTGCAAGACGGCATCGCGTATCGCGCGAGCGGCATCATTTGGATACTGACGGACCTTACGACGGCCATCACCATGCCCCTCGTGTGGGCGGCGGCAAGCTCGGGCGGCCCCATCGCGGGACTCAGAACCTCCGACTTCGTCCTCTACTACCTCGGAATGCTGATCCTTGGATCGTTCGTCAACAGCCACATCATGTGGGAAGTCGCCATCGAGATACGCGAGGGCATCTTTTCTACCTACCTCATCCGGCCGATTTCGTTTTATCAGTACACCTTCTTTCGTAACCTCTCGTGGCGGTGCATCCGCATGGCCTTTACGGTTCCGTTCCTGGTCGCGCTTCTTGCGCTCTATCGGAGCTTCCTCGAAGGCGCTACCGTCTACCTTGGGTGGGAACTGTGGGCCTCGATGGTTCTGGGGCACCTTGTGAGCTTCGTGTTCGTCATGGCGATGGGAATGATCGCGCTGTTTACGCAAGAGGCGATGGCCGTTTTCGAGCTTTATTACGTGCCTCACCTGTTCTTGTCGGGGTACCTGTTCCCTCTTTCCTTGCTTCCTGGTTGGGCCCAGAGCGCATCGAAATGGATGCCCTTCTACTACACAGCCGGGGCGCCGACGGAGATCCTCATCGGTAAGCTGGAGGGTCCGGAGTCGCACAAAACGCTGATGATCCAGGCCGTTTGGATCGTCTTGATTTACGCCGTTTCCCAAGTCCTTTGGCGCAAGGGGCTCAAGTATTACACCGGCGTCGGGATGTGA
- a CDS encoding 50S ribosomal protein L5 yields the protein MAKKESKKTSGGEAAALPYPRLKKLYREQVLQNLMQQFSYSTVMQAPKLEKIVINMGTGNPDKADKNLENSLRDLTLIAGQKPVITTAKKSIANFKLREGMKIGCKVTLRGDRAYHFLDKLCTVVLPRIRDFQGLSPNSFDGRGNYSLGLKEQLVFPEIPYDTFDRIRGMDVVICTSARTDEEGRAFLKQMGLPLRES from the coding sequence ATGGCAAAGAAGGAATCTAAGAAAACGTCGGGAGGTGAGGCCGCCGCGCTTCCCTACCCTCGCCTCAAAAAACTGTATCGCGAGCAGGTTCTCCAGAACCTCATGCAGCAGTTCAGTTACTCGACGGTCATGCAGGCCCCCAAGCTCGAAAAGATCGTCATCAACATGGGTACGGGCAACCCCGACAAGGCGGACAAGAACCTTGAGAACTCCCTGCGCGACCTCACGCTGATCGCAGGACAAAAGCCCGTCATCACGACCGCCAAGAAGTCGATTGCGAACTTCAAGTTGCGCGAAGGGATGAAGATCGGCTGCAAGGTGACCTTGCGAGGCGACCGCGCCTATCACTTCCTCGACAAGCTGTGTACCGTCGTGTTGCCTCGCATTCGCGACTTCCAGGGCTTGTCGCCGAACTCGTTCGACGGCCGGGGGAACTACTCTCTGGGTCTCAAGGAACAGCTTGTATTTCCCGAGATCCCGTACGATACCTTCGACCGCATTCGAGGAATGGACGTGGTCATTTGCACCTCTGCCCGCACCGACGAAGAGGGCCGCGCGTTTTTGAAGCAAATGGGCCTGCCCCTGCGCGAATCTTAG
- a CDS encoding 50S ribosomal protein L24, producing MTKAETKQRKKPVKLKVRRGDRVQIIAGKDKGEVGFVAAVDPKKQRVLVLKPNDENPDQPLPLNAGIKHRKARTTEQRSTRLRIPLPIHVSNVMVLDPKSSEPTRVGRKVVDGKIQRYAKKSGEIIPDEESN from the coding sequence GTGACGAAGGCCGAAACCAAACAGAGAAAGAAGCCCGTGAAGCTCAAAGTTCGAAGGGGCGATCGGGTCCAGATCATCGCAGGTAAGGACAAAGGCGAGGTCGGATTCGTCGCCGCAGTCGACCCGAAGAAGCAGCGAGTGCTGGTTCTCAAGCCGAACGACGAGAACCCCGATCAACCGCTGCCGCTCAACGCAGGAATCAAGCACCGCAAGGCCCGCACGACCGAACAGCGCTCGACGCGGCTGCGCATTCCGTTGCCGATTCATGTCAGCAACGTAATGGTGCTGGACCCGAAGTCGTCTGAGCCGACGCGGGTCGGGCGAAAGGTCGTCGACGGCAAGATTCAGAGGTACGCGAAGAAATCGGGCGAGATCATCCCGGACGAAGAGTCGAATTGA
- a CDS encoding 50S ribosomal protein L14: MIPGSTEMIQQFTRLKVADNSGAREVMCIRVLKGSQPRYGRVGDVIVGSVKVATPNMPVKKGDVVKAVIVRTKKSIRRADGSTLRFDENACVLINPQNMEPRGTRIFGPVARELRDRNFMKIVSLAPEVL; encoded by the coding sequence GTGATCCCGGGAAGTACAGAGATGATTCAACAGTTTACGAGACTGAAAGTCGCCGACAATTCAGGCGCGAGAGAGGTCATGTGCATACGCGTTCTGAAAGGCTCGCAGCCTAGGTATGGCCGCGTGGGCGACGTGATCGTCGGGTCCGTCAAGGTCGCCACACCGAATATGCCCGTGAAGAAGGGTGACGTTGTGAAAGCCGTCATCGTCCGAACGAAGAAGTCGATCCGCCGAGCCGACGGCTCGACGCTACGCTTCGACGAGAACGCGTGCGTGCTGATCAACCCGCAGAACATGGAGCCACGAGGTACCCGAATCTTCGGGCCGGTGGCCCGCGAACTGAGAGATCGCAACTTCATGAAGATCGTCTCGCTCGCTCCGGAGGTGCTCTAA
- a CDS encoding 30S ribosomal protein S17: MSEPTASAQRGRRKFREGVVTSTKMEKTVVVSIERRIQHPLYGKVVRRTEKFKAHDEIGCDVGDVVEIMETRPVSREKRWRVTRIVQKVK, from the coding sequence GTGAGCGAACCGACCGCCTCGGCCCAACGCGGACGCCGGAAGTTCCGTGAAGGCGTCGTCACCTCGACGAAGATGGAGAAGACCGTCGTGGTGAGCATCGAGCGGCGAATCCAGCACCCTCTCTACGGAAAGGTCGTTCGACGAACGGAGAAGTTTAAGGCTCACGACGAGATCGGGTGCGACGTGGGAGACGTGGTCGAAATCATGGAAACGCGTCCCGTGAGCCGCGAAAAGAGATGGAGGGTCACGCGCATCGTCCAGAAGGTGAAGTAA
- a CDS encoding 50S ribosomal protein L29 — protein sequence MKSLKANELMDKSVPELEKMVLEERAALYKARRDLVFRQMTDTASLKVRRHNIARLLTLISQKKKGASQ from the coding sequence ATGAAGAGCTTGAAGGCAAATGAGTTGATGGACAAGAGCGTCCCCGAGCTCGAGAAGATGGTGCTCGAAGAAAGAGCCGCCCTCTACAAGGCGCGGCGCGACCTTGTGTTTCGGCAGATGACGGACACCGCGAGCCTCAAGGTGCGCCGCCACAACATCGCGCGCCTCTTGACCCTCATCAGCCAAAAAAAGAAGGGGGCGAGCCAGTGA
- a CDS encoding 50S ribosomal protein L16, producing the protein MLMPKRVKYRKHHRGRMKGDATRGNTIAFGSYGLMSLDAHWITSRQIEAARIAMTRHVKRGGKVWIRVFPDKSFTKKPLETRMGKGKAPVEGWVAVVKPGRVLFEMDGVPEAVAKEAMRLAMHKLPIRTKFVTKADFTFLPEG; encoded by the coding sequence ATGTTGATGCCTAAGCGAGTCAAATACCGCAAGCACCACCGTGGCCGCATGAAAGGCGACGCCACGAGGGGCAACACGATCGCGTTCGGGTCGTATGGGTTGATGTCGCTCGACGCGCACTGGATCACGAGCCGGCAGATCGAGGCCGCCCGAATTGCCATGACGCGGCACGTTAAAAGGGGAGGCAAGGTCTGGATTCGGGTGTTCCCCGACAAGTCGTTCACGAAGAAGCCACTTGAAACGCGCATGGGAAAGGGTAAGGCGCCCGTAGAAGGATGGGTGGCGGTCGTGAAACCGGGCCGTGTGCTGTTTGAAATGGACGGCGTTCCCGAGGCCGTGGCGAAAGAGGCGATGCGGTTGGCGATGCACAAGCTCCCGATCCGCACCAAGTTTGTGACGAAGGCGGATTTCACGTTCCTTCCAGAAGGGTAG
- a CDS encoding 30S ribosomal protein S3, with amino-acid sequence MGQKINPVGFRVGVIRGFDSHWFYGKKGYGAALLQDHHIRNEIKERIGKGLVSRVEIERAANRVKVTVFTSRPGAVIGKGGKGIDEITDILNRKARRLDPTMSVQVNVTEVRQPELDAQLVAENIAVQLERRVSHRRAMRQSITRVVRMNGRGIKVQISGRLGGAEIARTEKDKFGKVPLHTIRADIDYGFATADTIYGSVGVKVWIYRGEVLPEKKLAEIAPERIDEDMTDVKPSSAAAVEEPVSVVPVSEEVKTDVDA; translated from the coding sequence TTGGGTCAAAAGATCAATCCTGTCGGCTTTAGAGTAGGCGTAATCCGTGGCTTTGACAGCCACTGGTTTTACGGTAAGAAGGGCTATGGCGCAGCTCTCCTACAGGACCATCACATCCGCAACGAGATCAAGGAGCGGATTGGCAAGGGGCTGGTTTCTCGCGTCGAAATCGAGCGCGCCGCCAACCGGGTGAAGGTCACGGTCTTCACCTCACGCCCCGGAGCGGTCATCGGTAAGGGCGGCAAGGGCATCGATGAGATAACCGACATCCTGAACCGAAAGGCCCGAAGACTCGACCCGACGATGTCAGTTCAGGTAAACGTTACGGAAGTTCGGCAGCCCGAACTCGACGCCCAACTCGTGGCGGAGAACATCGCGGTTCAACTCGAACGGCGCGTTTCCCACCGCCGAGCCATGCGGCAGTCGATCACCCGCGTGGTCCGAATGAACGGGCGCGGCATCAAAGTGCAGATTTCGGGCCGCTTGGGTGGAGCCGAAATCGCCCGCACCGAAAAGGACAAGTTCGGCAAGGTTCCGCTGCACACGATCCGGGCGGACATCGATTACGGCTTTGCGACCGCCGACACGATCTATGGTTCGGTCGGAGTTAAGGTTTGGATCTACCGCGGGGAGGTCCTGCCTGAGAAGAAGCTTGCGGAGATCGCCCCCGAGCGGATCGATGAGGACATGACGGACGTCAAGCCGAGTTCGGCCGCGGCAGTCGAAGAACCCGTTAGCGTAGTACCCGTTTCAGAGGAAGTGAAGACCGATGTTGATGCCTAA
- a CDS encoding LSU ribosomal protein L22P, with the protein MRIVADRIRGKSARQVATLLQFHPSKAARILKKVIDSAVANAENNHGLDGDRLRIATVMVDEGPRIKRIQPRAMGRAYRIVKKTSHITVVVEEFEGTGRKPAGGPKPKPRPTFDTKGKPKKKAKAEKPAEELAAEAEVPTEVAGTEPEPIAEEPQDEADAPAEEAPAEDAAEAGVEAEPELTESTEETNTTETDGETPAEEEPKTE; encoded by the coding sequence GTGAGGATCGTTGCGGATCGGATCCGGGGCAAGTCAGCGCGCCAGGTCGCGACCCTGTTGCAGTTCCACCCCAGCAAGGCGGCGCGGATTCTCAAAAAGGTGATCGACAGCGCAGTCGCCAACGCGGAGAACAACCACGGGCTGGACGGCGACCGGCTCCGCATCGCGACGGTCATGGTCGACGAAGGGCCGCGCATCAAGCGAATCCAGCCGAGGGCGATGGGAAGGGCGTACCGAATCGTCAAGAAGACCTCGCACATCACCGTCGTCGTCGAGGAGTTTGAAGGCACCGGAAGGAAACCCGCCGGCGGACCGAAGCCGAAGCCGCGGCCAACCTTCGACACGAAGGGCAAGCCCAAGAAAAAGGCGAAGGCCGAAAAGCCTGCCGAAGAGCTGGCTGCGGAAGCCGAGGTCCCGACCGAAGTGGCCGGAACCGAGCCGGAGCCCATCGCCGAGGAGCCTCAGGATGAGGCCGATGCGCCCGCCGAAGAGGCCCCTGCCGAAGACGCGGCAGAAGCCGGAGTAGAAGCGGAACCCGAATTGACAGAGAGCACCGAAGAAACGAATACGACCGAGACGGACGGGGAAACCCCCGCGGAAGAGGAACCAAAAACGGAGTAA
- a CDS encoding 30S ribosomal protein S19 codes for MARSVKKGFFVDGHLAKKIEVMNAKGEKRMIKTWSRRSTIIPDMVGHTLAVHDGRKHVPVFITENMIGHKLGEFAPTRTFRGHAGGLAERGTKIR; via the coding sequence ATGGCAAGAAGCGTAAAGAAGGGCTTTTTCGTCGACGGCCACTTGGCCAAGAAGATCGAGGTCATGAACGCCAAGGGCGAAAAGAGGATGATCAAGACGTGGTCGAGACGGTCCACGATCATCCCCGACATGGTGGGGCACACGCTCGCCGTCCATGACGGCAGAAAGCATGTGCCGGTGTTCATTACGGAGAACATGATCGGCCACAAACTCGGAGAGTTCGCCCCCACGCGAACCTTCCGCGGGCACGCAGGAGGTCTCGCCGAGCGCGGCACGAAGATTCGGTAG
- a CDS encoding 50S ribosomal protein L2 produces the protein MPVKQLKPTSPGRRFKIASTYSEITKSKPEKKLTSAKNRTGGRNHTGRVTSFQRGGGNKRRYREIDFKRLKDGVAALVHSIEYDPNRTCRIALLHYTDGEKRYILAPKGLKPGDRVESGPEADILPGNSLSLGGIPLGTLVHNVELQPGKGGQMVRSAGAAAQVMAKEGSYVTLRLPSGEMRRVHFTCRATIGEVGNAEHENEQFGKAGKMRAKGRKPHVRGVVKSPRDHPHGGGEAKSPVGRRKGPVDRWGNKALGTKTRKNKKSDKYIVRRRTR, from the coding sequence ATGCCAGTCAAGCAACTGAAACCCACTTCGCCCGGACGCCGATTCAAGATCGCGTCGACGTACTCCGAGATCACGAAGTCCAAGCCTGAGAAGAAGCTCACGTCGGCGAAGAATCGAACCGGCGGACGCAACCACACGGGTCGAGTGACTTCATTCCAGCGCGGAGGCGGCAACAAGCGGCGATACCGCGAGATCGACTTCAAGAGGCTGAAGGATGGGGTCGCTGCCCTCGTTCATTCCATCGAATACGACCCCAACCGGACGTGCCGCATCGCCCTTTTGCACTACACCGACGGTGAGAAGCGATACATCCTCGCGCCGAAGGGCCTCAAGCCTGGCGACCGCGTGGAGAGCGGGCCGGAAGCGGACATCCTGCCGGGCAATTCGCTGTCGTTGGGCGGGATTCCTTTGGGAACGCTCGTCCATAACGTCGAACTCCAACCCGGAAAGGGTGGCCAGATGGTGCGCTCTGCGGGCGCCGCAGCCCAGGTCATGGCCAAAGAGGGCTCCTATGTGACCCTTCGACTCCCCAGTGGCGAGATGCGGCGCGTTCATTTCACCTGCCGCGCCACCATCGGCGAGGTTGGCAACGCGGAGCACGAGAACGAGCAGTTTGGGAAGGCGGGCAAGATGCGGGCCAAGGGCCGGAAGCCCCACGTTCGCGGCGTCGTGAAGAGCCCGCGCGACCATCCCCACGGCGGTGGCGAAGCAAAGTCGCCGGTGGGCCGACGAAAGGGCCCGGTCGATCGCTGGGGCAACAAGGCCCTGGGAACGAAGACCCGAAAGAACAAGAAGTCGGACAAGTACATCGTTCGAAGGAGGACCCGGTAG
- a CDS encoding 50S ribosomal protein L23 — translation MKDPHTIILKPHITERSVALSYGDHRIKDERQIVRKYTFIVAPDANKLEIKSAIEAIYNAGKKKADWIVVEKVNTSTVKGKKRRVRTRATAWPSQGYEPSERKAIVTLARGQLLEDYGV, via the coding sequence GTGAAAGACCCACACACCATCATTCTGAAACCCCACATCACGGAGCGATCCGTCGCGCTGTCCTACGGCGACCACCGCATCAAGGACGAGCGCCAGATCGTTCGAAAGTACACCTTTATCGTTGCTCCAGACGCCAATAAGCTCGAAATCAAGTCGGCGATCGAAGCGATCTATAACGCCGGCAAGAAGAAAGCGGATTGGATCGTGGTCGAGAAGGTCAACACCTCGACGGTCAAGGGCAAGAAGCGCAGGGTGCGCACGCGAGCCACGGCTTGGCCGTCCCAAGGCTACGAACCGAGCGAACGCAAGGCGATCGTGACGCTGGCCAGGGGCCAACTTCTGGAGGATTACGGAGTCTAA
- a CDS encoding 50S ribosomal protein L4, producing the protein MAKLEVRSKDGKKVGSVDVPAAIANAEVAPHALHRAVVTEEANSRQGTSATKDRHDVRGGGRKPYRQKKTGRARQGSIRAPHYTHGGMAHELKPRDYSLKLNKKERRSAILGAIASKIQADALHVVDTIAFAESKTKNATGLLSALGVQNTRRILIVLPQYDETTYKCFRNLSNVVVRTAPTKNPSEEAKCAPFSARDVLVAHAVVMAQEALAKVEEVWSK; encoded by the coding sequence ATGGCAAAGCTCGAAGTTCGAAGCAAAGACGGCAAGAAGGTGGGAAGCGTGGACGTCCCCGCAGCGATCGCCAACGCTGAAGTGGCGCCTCATGCGCTCCACCGGGCCGTTGTGACCGAAGAGGCGAACTCGCGTCAAGGCACCTCGGCGACGAAGGACCGACACGACGTTCGCGGGGGCGGTCGAAAGCCGTATCGGCAGAAGAAGACCGGGCGAGCCCGCCAAGGCTCGATCCGCGCGCCGCATTACACCCACGGAGGCATGGCTCACGAGCTGAAGCCGAGAGACTACTCGCTCAAGCTCAATAAGAAGGAGCGGCGCAGCGCGATTCTCGGCGCGATCGCTTCGAAGATTCAGGCCGATGCCTTGCACGTCGTCGACACGATTGCATTCGCGGAATCCAAGACGAAAAACGCGACGGGCCTGCTCTCCGCGCTCGGAGTGCAAAACACAAGGCGAATCCTGATCGTGCTGCCCCAATACGACGAGACGACGTACAAGTGTTTCCGCAACCTGAGTAACGTCGTCGTCCGCACGGCGCCCACGAAGAATCCGAGCGAGGAAGCCAAGTGCGCTCCGTTTTCCGCCCGAGACGTTCTTGTCGCCCACGCGGTCGTCATGGCCCAAGAGGCGCTTGCGAAGGTCGAGGAGGTCTGGTCGAAGTGA
- a CDS encoding 50S ribosomal protein L3, with translation MLPGILGTKVGMTHVFTEDGKMLPVTVIQAGPVYVTQVKTSEKDGYTAVQVGYGEASNKSLTYPKFGHLKRAGVGKNLRTLREFRVESVDSFELGQEIGVDIFNPGESISVTATSKGKGFAGGVKRYHFKGQHMTHGYMTHRRPLASGATGPQRVFKGTRRPGHMGSETVTQLGTEVVQVDAERNLLVVSGSVPGANGSLVVIKRSQR, from the coding sequence ATGCTGCCCGGAATACTAGGCACGAAAGTTGGAATGACGCACGTCTTCACCGAAGACGGCAAAATGCTGCCGGTAACCGTTATTCAAGCCGGACCTGTGTACGTCACGCAGGTCAAGACGTCGGAAAAGGACGGTTATACGGCCGTTCAGGTGGGCTACGGCGAAGCGAGCAACAAGAGCCTCACCTACCCGAAATTCGGCCATTTGAAGCGGGCCGGGGTCGGTAAGAACCTCCGAACCTTGCGCGAGTTTCGAGTCGAGAGCGTCGACAGCTTCGAACTCGGCCAGGAGATCGGCGTGGACATTTTCAACCCAGGTGAGTCCATTTCGGTCACGGCCACAAGCAAAGGAAAGGGCTTCGCCGGAGGCGTCAAGCGGTACCACTTCAAGGGCCAGCACATGACCCACGGATATATGACGCACCGCAGGCCCTTGGCGAGCGGCGCGACGGGTCCGCAGAGAGTTTTCAAAGGAACCCGCCGTCCCGGACACATGGGTTCGGAAACCGTCACTCAACTCGGCACCGAGGTGGTCCAGGTGGACGCCGAGCGAAACCTGCTGGTGGTGAGCGGTTCGGTCCCCGGCGCGAACGGCTCGCTCGTGGTGATCAAGAGGTCGCAGAGGTAA